The genomic window GGCATCCTGGGAAAGGGCCTGGGCAGGTGTCCATCCTTGGGGCCTGCAGGGGATGGGACCGGGTCCGACTGCTCGGACCCTGAGGACACAGAGGATGCCTTCCAGAGGAGCACGCACCGCTCACGCAGCATTCGCAGAGCCTATGGCCTGGGGCGCATCAGCCTGCTGGACCTGGGGCGGCAGGCAGCACTGGAGCCCACCCTGTGCGAGATCCATGTGAGCGACCTTGAGCCCATCCCTCTGCCGCGCAGAAGCAAGAGCATCGACAACTTGAGCATCCTGAAGAGCTCCTTCAAGCGCAAGTCTGCGTCCAACCTCACGGAACTGACAGGCGACAGGCAGGTTCCCCCCAGGACCCTGAGCAGCTCATCCACTGACTCCGAGAAGCCAGGTGGCTCCCAGAGAAGGACCAGACGCTGGAGGAGCCCCATCAGGGCCAAGGACTTCGACAGGGTTTTAAGACTGGTGAGCACCGTCAAGGATGCAGCCTGGAAGAGGGAGGCCTCTAGGAGTATGGCTCCTAGCCCAGGCCCTGGCCCAGGGGATGTGAACCCGCCACTGGAGTCACGCAGCAGGCTCCACGATGACTACTCACGCCGCACCAGCAGCAGCGCGGAGCCAGATACCAGGCGTGGTGGCCCTTTATCCACACCCTGTATCCCTGCACCATGCGCGGCCACGCCCATCGTAGCTCAAGGACCCCACCTGGATGTGGACACTGCAGTCTTTCCCCTGGAAGCCAAAAGCGTGCAGGCCCTGGGAAATGATGAACCTAGTGCCAGTAGCCCATCACCAAGTCTCACAGACCCAGAGGGGTCGAGCCAAGCCTCCAGTGAGGCAACTGCTGGCAGCCAGCTTCCCTTGGACCCTGTACAGCTTCCCACCCCTCCGAGGCCCACCACGCCCAAACCCCAAAGCCCTCAGAGCCCAGGGAGTACTAAATACCCCAGCCTAAGCGTGCTGTCCCTCAGCTCAGCAGACAGTGAAGAAAGGACTGAGGATGCTGCCCACAGGCAGCCAGAACCCGTGTCCCTCCAGGATGCCGGACGCACCGCGGCTGGTGGTGAGGGAGGAGAAAGTAGTGACAGCTGTTTGCCCGCAACTCTCGATAGGGCCGCCAATccggaagagaggaaggaggag from Microtus ochrogaster isolate Prairie Vole_2 unplaced genomic scaffold, MicOch1.0 UNK1549, whole genome shotgun sequence includes these protein-coding regions:
- the LOC101984372 gene encoding uncharacterized protein LOC101984372; translated protein: MTTAQNGHGQGATATSSASNLKAPKMVTSSACQNGSCKSSPSSDPEAAETRLSPSKLVRLFSGNRKRMNANPERPRSVVLVGNSSTWNALASFRKMGSFKRLKSSVLQGIQNREGADVSKEGPAGDPGRAAPNGTIGILGKGLGRCPSLGPAGDGTGSDCSDPEDTEDAFQRSTHRSRSIRRAYGLGRISLLDLGRQAALEPTLCEIHVSDLEPIPLPRRSKSIDNLSILKSSFKRKSASNLTELTGDRQVPPRTLSSSSTDSEKPGGSQRRTRRWRSPIRAKDFDRVLRLVSTVKDAAWKREASRSMAPSPGPGPGDVNPPLESRSRLHDDYSRRTSSSAEPDTRRGGPLSTPCIPAPCAATPIVAQGPHLDVDTAVFPLEAKSVQALGNDEPSASSPSPSLTDPEGSSQASSEATAGSQLPLDPVQLPTPPRPTTPKPQSPQSPGSTKYPSLSVLSLSSADSEERTEDAAHRQPEPVSLQDAGRTAAGGEGGESSDSCLPATLDRAANPEERKEEVRVEVESLWLVPVSGELLQYCSATFPGISEGYWFCVCRVISLNFCRVRSC